One stretch of Treponema pectinovorum DNA includes these proteins:
- a CDS encoding PTS sugar transporter subunit IIA has translation MEDDILTIEEVAKYLRVSERTVYDWAQKGEIPSGKIGTVWRFKKTEIEKWVNERLSSNQKKEAASPAVIVKNILSPERIVFINHSTKRDALVELANNLSTAPQVKYKDELISEILKREELMSTAIGRGIAIPHVRLSSVTDLVMSVGICQNNLIDYQSIDEIPVRILIMIAAAYNQHTYYLQTLSFFSSKLKEKVLRDKLLQTKTAEEAYALLIQED, from the coding sequence ATGGAAGACGATATCCTTACTATTGAAGAAGTTGCAAAATATCTGCGTGTTTCTGAACGCACTGTCTATGATTGGGCGCAGAAAGGCGAAATTCCTTCTGGAAAAATTGGAACTGTTTGGCGTTTTAAAAAGACAGAGATTGAAAAATGGGTGAATGAAAGGCTTTCTTCAAATCAGAAAAAAGAGGCTGCTTCTCCAGCTGTAATCGTAAAAAATATCCTTTCTCCAGAAAGAATCGTTTTTATAAATCATTCTACAAAGCGAGATGCACTCGTAGAACTTGCAAACAATTTGAGCACTGCCCCTCAGGTAAAATACAAGGATGAACTTATAAGCGAGATTTTAAAGCGCGAAGAATTGATGTCTACAGCGATTGGTCGTGGAATTGCAATTCCGCATGTAAGGCTTTCGTCTGTTACGGATTTGGTGATGAGCGTTGGAATTTGCCAGAACAATTTGATTGACTACCAGTCGATAGATGAAATTCCTGTTCGAATTTTGATAATGATTGCAGCCGCATATAATCAGCACACATATTATCTTCAAACCCTGAGTTTTTTTAGTTCAAAACTCAAAGAAAAAGTTTTGCGAGATAAGCTTTTGCAAACAAAAACAGCAGAAGAAGCGTATGCTCTGTTGATTCAAGAAGACTGA
- a CDS encoding 3'-5' exonuclease, translated as MTMTERPRLKIINSIKKIKELYDSGRIFCALDTETTGINPEMEHITEIGAVKFSKNGFIESFSTLVNPNEKLSAFITQLTGITDSMLQFAPQIRDVLPNLRDFCKDAIIVAHNAQFDLRFVNAEALRLGFSPLPNEAVDTLILSRTLLPENKTWKQPDLALQFNIETEQNHRALSDAKVCKALFTTLMQMPLPAKKQKLLYSEQKKSGEVSSLAFQALFDFED; from the coding sequence ATGACGATGACAGAAAGACCTCGCTTAAAAATAATCAACTCGATAAAAAAGATAAAAGAACTCTACGATTCTGGAAGAATTTTTTGCGCGCTCGACACAGAAACCACTGGGATAAATCCAGAAATGGAACACATAACAGAAATTGGTGCAGTAAAATTTTCAAAAAATGGCTTTATAGAAAGTTTTTCGACCCTCGTAAATCCAAATGAAAAACTTTCTGCTTTTATAACGCAGCTTACAGGGATAACAGATTCGATGTTGCAATTTGCACCGCAGATAAGAGATGTTCTGCCTAATCTGCGAGATTTTTGCAAAGATGCAATAATAGTCGCTCACAACGCCCAGTTTGACCTTCGCTTTGTAAATGCAGAAGCGTTACGGCTCGGTTTTTCGCCACTTCCAAACGAAGCAGTTGATACGCTTATTTTAAGTCGCACTCTCCTCCCAGAAAATAAAACTTGGAAACAGCCAGATTTGGCATTACAATTTAACATAGAAACCGAGCAAAATCACAGAGCGCTTTCGGATGCAAAAGTATGTAAGGCACTCTTTACAACTTTGATGCAGATGCCGCTTCCTGCAAAGAAGCAAAAATTGCTTTACAGCGAGCAAAAAAAATCAGGTGAGGTTTCGAGCCTTGCCTTTCAGGCACTTTTTGATTTCGAAGACTGA
- a CDS encoding phospho-sugar mutase: MEKEEILERAKKYILEEKDENFRKEVEELIKKNDIKELEDRFYQTLEFGTGGLRGVMGGGTNRMNTLEINLATQGLANYVIKAFPEKAKDKTLRAVIAYDSRKNSDVFAEATALILAANGIKAYLFTGLRPTPELSYAIRELKAQTGVVVTASHNPPQYNGYKAYWDNGAQVIEPHDEGIINEVNQVKEIKTISREQALKEGSLVLIDKEIDEKFWDMCKAQLFRPELIKQKASSVKIVYTPLHGTGAMHVEKVLGDLGLNVITVPQQKKPDGAFPTVEKPNPEEAPALKLAVELGEREKADCVMATDPDADRFGTAFPAKDGKFVLVSGNQMGALLCEYVLLSRKETGKMPENPMAIRSIVTSPFCDYIAKDYGVKMEECLTGFKWIAAVQDEFEKSKKGNYVFGLEESYGYKVEKEVMDKDGISAAAMCAEMTLYWTSKGKSILEHLDDMWEKYGYFEDRAISQNFLGSAGKEVMAGIMAKLRKEGLKTLGGKKVLLIKDIQESISFNPGNPDKKEKIALPKSNVLQFVLEGGTIVSARPSGTEPKIKFYINARTEVTTTLEDAKKTSGAVCDSITKDIKTILENA; this comes from the coding sequence ATGGAAAAAGAAGAAATTTTAGAAAGAGCAAAAAAATACATTTTGGAAGAAAAAGATGAAAATTTCCGCAAAGAAGTGGAAGAACTCATCAAAAAAAACGACATAAAAGAACTTGAAGACAGATTTTATCAAACTCTTGAATTTGGAACAGGCGGTCTTAGAGGAGTTATGGGCGGTGGCACAAACCGAATGAACACGCTCGAAATAAACCTTGCAACTCAAGGACTTGCAAATTACGTTATCAAAGCATTTCCTGAAAAAGCAAAGGACAAAACTTTAAGAGCAGTTATCGCATACGACAGCAGAAAAAATTCCGATGTATTTGCAGAAGCAACAGCACTCATCTTGGCCGCAAACGGAATAAAAGCGTATCTTTTTACAGGCTTGCGCCCAACTCCAGAACTTTCTTACGCAATAAGAGAATTAAAAGCTCAGACAGGCGTTGTCGTTACAGCCTCGCATAATCCTCCTCAGTACAATGGCTATAAAGCATACTGGGACAACGGCGCTCAGGTAATAGAGCCGCATGACGAAGGAATAATAAACGAAGTCAATCAGGTTAAAGAGATAAAAACAATTTCAAGAGAACAGGCTTTAAAAGAAGGAAGTTTGGTTCTCATCGATAAAGAAATTGATGAAAAATTCTGGGACATGTGCAAGGCTCAGCTTTTTAGACCAGAATTGATTAAACAAAAAGCGTCTTCCGTAAAAATCGTCTACACACCTCTCCATGGAACAGGTGCTATGCACGTAGAAAAAGTTTTGGGAGATTTGGGATTAAATGTAATCACCGTTCCTCAGCAGAAAAAACCAGATGGAGCATTCCCTACAGTTGAAAAACCAAATCCAGAAGAAGCACCAGCACTAAAGCTTGCGGTTGAGCTTGGCGAAAGAGAAAAAGCAGACTGCGTAATGGCAACAGATCCAGATGCAGACAGATTTGGAACAGCCTTTCCTGCAAAAGACGGAAAATTCGTACTTGTTTCTGGAAATCAGATGGGAGCGCTCCTTTGCGAGTACGTGCTTTTAAGCAGAAAAGAAACAGGAAAAATGCCTGAAAATCCTATGGCAATCCGTTCAATCGTAACTTCGCCATTCTGCGACTACATTGCAAAAGACTACGGCGTAAAAATGGAAGAATGCCTTACAGGCTTTAAATGGATTGCAGCCGTTCAAGACGAATTTGAAAAATCTAAAAAAGGAAATTACGTATTTGGTCTTGAAGAATCTTACGGATACAAAGTTGAAAAAGAAGTTATGGATAAAGACGGAATTTCTGCTGCTGCAATGTGTGCCGAAATGACTTTGTACTGGACATCAAAAGGAAAATCAATTCTCGAACATCTCGACGATATGTGGGAAAAATACGGATATTTTGAAGACCGTGCAATTTCTCAAAACTTCTTGGGTTCTGCTGGCAAAGAAGTTATGGCTGGAATAATGGCAAAATTGAGAAAAGAAGGATTAAAAACCTTGGGCGGAAAAAAAGTTTTGCTCATAAAAGACATACAAGAAAGCATTTCTTTCAATCCAGGAAATCCAGACAAAAAAGAAAAAATCGCTCTTCCAAAGTCGAATGTTCTTCAGTTTGTGCTTGAGGGTGGAACAATCGTTTCTGCACGCCCTTCAGGAACAGAACCAAAGATAAAATTTTATATCAATGCAAGAACAGAAGTTACAACTACACTCGAAGATGCAAAAAAGACCTCTGGTGCAGTTTGCGATTCTATAACGAAAGATATAAAAACAATTTTGGAAAATGCTTAA
- a CDS encoding phosphoglucomutase — MEHKMITSASGWRKVFCESGNEEDNSAEIGNENRIIAALVADSFADYILSKKKSPIICLGFDTRPTGPALANPMLKVFLAKKVQVVFAGVIAAPEIMAYARTLDAFVYISASHNPIGHNGIKFGLNDGGVLSAEENSKIVKEFEKKCAQSDIHSYAETLISSCPIADFDWVLAESASTKNAALNSYRNFSKHVIAGSSELFKQNTLFARLRQSLLKTPISVVADMNGSARTLSIDSSFLNECGIKLHALSNSPGEIKHAIIPEPENLVWAASEIEKRQKQSEKSCLLGYMPDCDGDRGNLVYWDEVENKAVVLKAQEVFALCVLAEIAFLFYQEQFEEKQGLAKKAEQYLTDSSNIIDLNSSSSQKSKIAVAVNGPTSMRIEEIAGAFGAEVFRAEVGEANVVNLAREKRDKGFIVRILGEGSNGGNITHPSAVRDPLSTIFALVKLLVLKDEVINGNQIKGLFHLWCEKSGQMEKYKENFSLHDVIDTLPKYTTTGVSEKRAILHINTKDHSLLKRRFQTIFESQWKEKCNQLQNDYGFYDYQVVITNGTIQTKGVKDYSLSKNGGLKIIFKDKEGLPLAFIWMRGSGTESVFRVMCDVKGEKPEQEKWLLDWETRMLNMADSKD; from the coding sequence ATGGAACACAAGATGATTACATCCGCTTCTGGCTGGCGCAAAGTTTTTTGCGAATCTGGAAACGAAGAAGATAATTCAGCAGAGATAGGAAATGAAAACAGGATAATAGCCGCTTTAGTGGCAGATTCCTTTGCTGACTACATACTTTCCAAAAAAAAATCACCAATAATATGTTTAGGTTTTGACACTAGACCTACAGGTCCTGCACTAGCAAATCCCATGTTAAAAGTTTTTTTAGCAAAAAAGGTTCAGGTCGTATTTGCAGGCGTAATCGCCGCTCCAGAGATAATGGCATACGCCCGCACTCTCGACGCCTTTGTATATATTTCTGCAAGCCACAATCCAATTGGACACAATGGAATAAAATTTGGGCTTAATGACGGTGGAGTTTTAAGTGCAGAAGAAAATTCAAAAATTGTAAAAGAATTTGAAAAAAAATGTGCACAAAGCGATATTCACTCTTATGCGGAAACTTTGATATCTTCCTGCCCTATTGCAGATTTCGACTGGGTTTTAGCAGAATCCGCCTCTACAAAAAATGCAGCCCTTAACTCTTACAGGAATTTTTCAAAACATGTAATAGCAGGAAGCTCAGAGCTTTTTAAACAAAACACTCTTTTTGCAAGACTTAGGCAAAGCCTTCTCAAAACTCCTATAAGCGTAGTTGCAGACATGAATGGCTCTGCAAGAACCTTATCCATAGACAGTTCATTTTTAAACGAATGCGGAATCAAACTACATGCGCTTTCAAATTCTCCAGGAGAAATTAAACATGCTATAATTCCAGAACCAGAAAATCTAGTTTGGGCAGCATCCGAAATTGAAAAGCGACAGAAGCAAAGCGAAAAATCCTGTCTTTTGGGATATATGCCAGATTGCGATGGCGACAGAGGAAATCTCGTTTATTGGGATGAAGTTGAAAATAAAGCGGTTGTCCTAAAAGCACAGGAAGTTTTTGCACTTTGCGTGCTTGCAGAAATTGCATTTTTGTTTTATCAAGAGCAATTTGAAGAAAAACAGGGACTTGCAAAAAAAGCAGAACAATATTTGACTGACTCTTCAAATATAATTGATCTTAATTCGAGCAGTTCACAAAAATCTAAAATTGCTGTTGCCGTAAACGGCCCTACTTCTATGCGAATAGAAGAAATTGCTGGAGCGTTTGGAGCAGAAGTTTTTAGGGCAGAAGTTGGAGAAGCAAATGTAGTAAATCTCGCCCGGGAAAAACGAGACAAAGGATTTATCGTTCGTATTTTGGGAGAAGGCTCAAATGGGGGCAATATAACCCACCCTTCTGCAGTACGCGACCCACTTAGCACGATATTTGCACTCGTAAAACTTTTGGTTTTAAAAGATGAAGTAATAAATGGAAATCAAATAAAGGGATTGTTTCATCTATGGTGTGAAAAAAGTGGTCAGATGGAAAAATACAAAGAAAATTTTTCTCTGCACGATGTTATAGACACGCTTCCAAAATATACTACAACAGGGGTAAGCGAAAAAAGAGCCATCCTGCACATAAACACAAAAGACCATTCGCTATTAAAACGCAGATTTCAAACGATTTTTGAGTCTCAATGGAAAGAAAAGTGCAATCAATTACAAAACGATTATGGATTTTATGACTATCAGGTTGTAATCACAAATGGAACAATTCAAACAAAAGGAGTAAAAGATTATTCGCTTAGCAAAAATGGAGGATTAAAGATAATATTTAAAGATAAAGAAGGCTTACCTTTAGCATTTATATGGATGCGAGGAAGTGGCACAGAGTCTGTTTTTAGAGTTATGTGCGATGTAAAAGGCGAAAAGCCAGAACAAGAAAAATGGCTTTTGGATTGGGAAACTCGTATGCTTAATATGGCAGATTCAAAAGATTAA